Within the Thiohalobacter sp. IOR34 genome, the region TGCTGGAGCCGATCCTTGGCATCAGCGATCCGCGTACCGACAAGCGCATCGATTTCGTCGGCGGTATCCGTGGCCTGAAGGGGCTGGAGCAGCGTGTCGACAGCGGTGAGATGGCAGCGGCCTTCTCCCTCTACCCGACGCCGATGTCGGCGCTGATGGCGGTCGCCGACGCCGGTGAGGTGATGCCGCCGAAGTCGACCTGGTTCGAGCCCAAGCTGGCCGATGGCCTGGTGTCCCATCTGCTGAGCGAGTGATCCGCAGGCCGAAACGGTCCGCTCACGGTCTGGCGGCCGCCTAGCCCGCGTATTGCACCAAGGATTCGATGCTCAGCCGCAAGGCTGGCCCGAAGGGCGGAGGGCAGCGCCCGCTGGGGATCGCGGCCTGGAGGCCGCTCCTACCACATTGTGCCGCCATGCCCCGTAGGAGCGGCCTCCAGGCCGCGATTGGTGTAGAGCCAACCAGGCCCTAGCCCGCATATTGCACGAAGGCGGCCTTGAATGCGTAATTTATCCGGTATTTATCAAGGCAGTGATTCCCTCTGCGAGCAATTGTGCCCTGTTACGGTTTGTGCCTATTCGAGTTCAGGCCGAATCAGGCAAGGCAGGTTGGGCGATCGCCGGATCGCGAAGGATTGAAGCAGGCAGGCTGCAGCGGGGCAGGGCAATGACGACAGGCAGCTCCCTGTCTGGCACCCCTCAGATCGACTCCTCCGCGAAGTCGTAATTCAGCGCCTCCTGCGGTTCCTGCAGGAAGTAGCCCTGGATGAACTGGATGCCGTACTGGAAGAGGGCGGTGAGGCTGCTGGCGTCCTCGACGAACTCGGCGATGCACTGCTTGTTCATGGAATGGGCCATGTCGGCGATGGACTTGACCACCGCCTGGTTGTCCTCGCTGGACATCAGGTTGTGGATGAAGGCGCCATCGATCTTCAGGTAGTCGACCGGCAGGTGCTTGAACAGCTGGAAGGAGTTGGGACTGCTGCCGAAGTGTTCCAGCGAGGTCTTGCAGTGCAGGGCGCTGACCGCCTTGAAGAAGCGCTTCAGGTTCTTCAGGTGTTCCCCGGCGTCCTTCTCGGCCACCTCGAATACCAGGGCGTCGCCCTGCAGACGCACCGCCTTGAGCCGCTCGTTGATCCACAGGGCGATATCTTCCTCGGCCAGCGTGGGGGCCGAGACCTTGACGAAGAACACGGTATCGTGGCCCGCGCGGCGGTGTTCTGCCAGGGTTTCGATGGCATGCCCGATCACCCAGCGGTCGATGTCCGCCATCAGCCCGTTCTTTTCCGCCACCGGCAGGAACTGGCCCGGCAGCACATTGTGTCCCTCCGCGTCGCGCATCCGCAGGAGCACCTCGTAGCGTTCCTGCGGGTCGCCCTGGAGGCTGACGATGGGCTGGTAGAAGAGCTGGAAGCGGTCCTCCGCCAGGGCCTGCTCGATCAGTTTCAACCACTGGTCCTCGCGCTCGCGGCCCAGTTGTTCGTCGGTGATCGGATTGTGCAGGTGGACGCGGTTGCCGCCCGCTGAGCGGGCCACTTCGCAGGCCAGATCGGCACGGGAGAGGATCTCGCTGGCATCCGGCGTGCTGTCGCTCACCAGGCTGATGCCGATGCTGCTGGTGACGGTGAGGGAGCGGCCCTCGACGTCGACGATGTGTTCCTCGATGGCATAGCGGATCGCCTCTGCCAGTGCCTGGGCCGCATCCAGGTCCGAGCTGCGGCAGAGTATGGTGAAGGAATTGTCGCCAAAGCGGGCGCAGATGCCGTTGTCGGCGACCTTTTCGCGGATGAGATCGGCGACGTCCTTGACCACCAGGTCGCTGGCCGCCAGTCCCACCGACTCCTTGACCGATTTGAAGTTGTCGATCAGTACATAGAGGATGAAGCTCTGTCCCGATCCGCTGACGGCGTCGGCGGCGGCCAGCTCCAGTTCCTCGAGGAAATACTGACGATTGAACAGGCCGGTGACGATGTCCTGCTTGCTGAGGTACTTGAGCTTCTCCTGCAGGTCCGGATCGGCGCTGGTCTGGTCGCGGATCACGATCTGGGTGCAGGGTTCGCCCTCGATCGAGGCCGGGGTGAACTCCATCAGCGCCTTGAAATTGCCAGTGGCGCTCAGGCACTGGACCTCCAGTTCCTTGTCTCCACCCTCGCTGTGGCCATAGTTGCGCAGGAATTCCTTGAAGGCGGCATGGTCCTCGGGGGCCACCAGGTCCATGATCGGCATGCCCTCGATTTCGTCCAGGTCGTCGAAGCCGAAGCGTTCCAGATAGGACTGGTTGGCATAGATGTGCATGCCGTCGTGCACGTAGGCGATGGCGTCCCGCGAGCTGTCGAGCAGGGCCCGGCAGCGGCGCTCGCTTTCCTGGTGGGCGGCGAGGTACTGTTGCACTTCATGCTGCAGATGCAGGTTCTGCTGCTCGCGGGCGACCACCAGCTGCAGGTGTTCCGGACGGTCGTAGGACACCAGGTCGGAGGCACCGGCACGCAGCGCCTCGATCACCCGGGGCTCGTCCGCCGTTTCGCCGATCAGGATCACCGGGGTGCCCAGCTGGCGGTCGGTCAGCGATTCCAGGACGGTCGCCAAGGGCAGGGCATCCAGCCCCTCGGCGCAGAGGATCAGTTCCGGGATCTGCCGTTCCAGCGCGGCATCCAGGGCCTCGCTGCTGTCGGCATACTGGAAGCGCACCACATAGCCGGCGTTGCGCAGCAGGTTGGCGATGGCCTCCGCGTCGTTCCGGGACTCCTCGATGATGATCAGGTGGAGCAGCTTGTCGTCCTTAGCCACAGATGCCTCCGCGCTCTATCCCGCTGTCTGTTTTCCTTGCCTGCCAGGCGTGGGTCTGGTCACTCTCGTTGCATCGGCCGGCATCCTTGAATATTGAGGGAGCGCGGCCAGCGCGCCGCACCTTTTTACCGGAAGCGGGGCCGGTTTTCCACGTCGGTGTTTCTTGCTAGCATGGAACCGAAAGGGGCCGCCGGAACCATCTGCCGTCGATGAGCAGTTGCCGGTGGGGCAAGAGAAGAGCACCAACAATGCCTGTCAGCCGGCTGGGGAGAACGCCTATGCAAGACGTGATAGTCAGAGCGGAGACGCCGGGAGACGTCAAGGCCATCGATGTGGTCAATCTCAGTGCCTTCGAGGGGGAGGCCGAGGCGCGCCTGGTGGACGCGGTGCGCAACTCGCCGGATTTCATCCGTGACCTGTCGCTGGTGGCCGAAATCAACGGCCGCATCGTCGGTCACCTGCTGCTGTCCAAGGTCATCCTGGAGAACGAGAACGGTTCGCAGGAGATCCTGGCCCTCGGACCCATGTCGGTGGTGCCTTCCCAGTCGCACCGCGGCATCGGTTCGGCGCTGATCCAGGCAGCCATCGGCCGGGCCCGTGACATGCGTTACAGCGCCATCGTCGTCGCCGGGCAGCCCGAATACTACCAGCGCTTCGATTTCAAGCCGGCCAGCGACTGGGGCATCGTCTCCAACCTGCCGCTTCCCGAGGATGCCCTGACCGCCATGGAGCTGAAGCCGGGCGCGCTCAGCGGCGGTGGCCGGGTGATCTATCCGGCGCCCTTCGCCGAGATTTTCTGACGGCGGGGCGGACGCCGCTCAGATCTCGTTCCACAGCGATTCGAAATCCTCCGGCGTGAGGTTGCGGCCGCCGCTCTCGCCCGCCGGTCGGTTGTCCAGCGGCCGGAACTGGAACTGGGCGAAACAGCCGGTATTCTCCACCAGTTTGGTCAGTTCCACCCGCGCCTCCTTGCCATGACAGTTGACCACCAGCCGGTCGCCCACGTGATAGGGCAGGGCGGGGGTGAGCAGGCTGGCTGGCTGGCCGATGGCCGATACCTCGGGCAGGATCAGGCTGCGCATGTATTCACTGCCGCCGTCCGGACGATCGAGGCGGGTGCCAACGGCGACGGCACCGGGCGAGATCATCTGCACGCCGAGTTCCAGACCGTGCGCGTCGCTGCACTTCATCCAGCGGATCACCCCCAGCGCCAGGTGAAACACGTCCGGGTCACTGCTCTCGCGGACGCCCAGCAGTTCGCCGACCTCGGCCGGAGACTGCTCGTGGCGGGTCCACAGCAGCCGGTAACCGCCGGCGCTGACATCGACCATCTTCCATTCCTCGGTGGTATAGGCCGGCTGCGCAGGGGACGTTTCCTCGGCCGGCGCCGAGAGCGGTGTTTTGTTCGCCATCTCGTCGGGCAGATCGACCATGCGCACCGTGTCCTGGTCGGGGTGCCACTGGCGGACATAGCTCGGATCCCAGACATCCGGGACCGTCTCCTGTCGTTCCCGTGGGTCGCTGGCCTCGAAATGGGCAGGGGTCTCGAAGCGGGGGCTGTTGCCCTGGGGCGAGAAGACCTGTTCGCCGCTGACGAAGAAATGGGTGGCGCTCAGGCCTATGGCGACCGCGGCCGTGGCGTGTTTCTCGGCGCGGGAGAACTTGCGCCTGGGCATCACGCCCCAGGCCAGCATCAGCCGCCGCAGGGTGCCTTCGGCCGGGGTGCCCCGGCGTCCCTCCTTGCGCCGCCGGCTCAGCTCGTTGCGCACCGTTTCGGCCAGCTGGGCCGTGTCGAGCAGGCGGCAGTCCGCCTGGCTGCAGCGGCTGTGGCGCAGCGCCAGGTAACTGGGCGGATCGTCCGAGGCCAGGTGGGTCAGGAACAGGACGTTGGTCTGCTCCGGATCGCCGAGCCGGGTGAGGCGGACCTGACCGGCCCAGTCCTCGAGAACCTCGAAGACCTGGTTCACCTCGCCTTGCCGCAGGCGGTAGGGGCAGGCCAGGGCCAGCAGCAGGATCTGCTTGTAGGCGTCTTCGATGCGGGCCGCGGTCTGCAGATGGGCGGCGTCCTTGACCGGGCTGTCGAGCAGCTTGTGCTGTTCGGCCAGGGCGTAGAGCTGGTGGATCTCGCGCCACACGCCTTGCGGGTAGGGGGCATAGATCTGGTAGGCCTTGAGCAGAACCTGGCCGAGGCTGCTCAGGGCACGATGCACGGCGCTGGTCAGCAGACGGCGGTCGCGCAGCAGGCGGCCCTTGTCGGCTTCCCCGGCGACGACGATGCGGTAGCCGATCGCCAGCTGGTTGAGCATGGCCTGCGACAGGTCGGCGACCTTGCGGGCCTTTTCCGGCAACGGGAAATGCTGGCCGATGTAGTGTTTCTGCATCGCCCCGGTGACCTCGGCGACGGGCGTGCGCAGCAGTTCCAGCACCTTGAAGCGCTGCTGGAGGTTGATGTCCAGGGAATTGATCTCGACCAGGGCGTTGAACAACTGGCGCGAGGTCTCACCGAGATTGAGCAGCGGCAGGTTGGCGATCCATTGCTCTACCCGGGCCGGTCGGGTATCGAAGCTGCCCATGACGGGCGTACGGCGCGTGGGGAAGCGCTGATCCATGTTTTCCGCTCGCTTGGCCTACTTTATTGATTGTTGTTCGGCAGCCTGGCCATATTCTGAAGCTGACCGGCCAGCGGCATGGTAAGAGACCGGTGACCATCAGTGCAAACCGGGATGTCATGCCAGCGGTGACTTGGCAGGGTGGCCCGGATGCTCGCGGACCAGCCGGGGCAGCAGGTAGCCGGGCAGCCTGGCGCGCAGCGCCTCGTGGAGCTGGCGGGCCGCGTTGTCCGCCACCGCGAAATGGGCGGCGCCCTGCACCGGATCGAGCTGGTGCAGGTAGTAGGGCAGCACGCCGGCCGCGAACAGCGCTTCGGCCAGCGCCGTCTGCGCCTCCAGGTTGTCGTTGACGCCACGCAACAGTACTGCCTGGTTGAGCAGTGTCACGCCGGCGTCGCGCAGCGCGGCCAGGGCCGCGCCCACCGTCGCGTCCAGTTCATTGGCATGGTTGCAGTGCACCACCAGTACCGTCTGCAGCGGGATCCTCGCCAGCCAGTCGAGCAGCGCCGCATCGACCCGTTCAGGCAGCACCACCGGCAGCCGGCTGTGGATGCGCAGGCGGCGCATCTGCGGCAGGGTGGCCAGCGCCTCGGCCAGCTCCGCGAGGCGCCGGTCGCTCAGCGACAGGGGGTCGCCGCCGCTCAGGATCAGCTCGTGGATCGAGGCGTCGGCTCGCAGGTAGTCGAGGATGGGGCGCCACTGGCCAGCCGCCGGGTTGGCCTGGGCGTAGGGGAAATGGCGGCGGAAGCAGTAGCGGCAGTGCACCGCGCAGGCGCCGGTGGCGGTGAGCAGCACGCGGCCATGGTACTTGTGCAGCAGCCCCGGCAGCGGCATGGCCTCCAGTTCCTGCAAGGGATCGGTGCAATAGCCGGGGGTGGCTGCGGCCTCCTCGGCCACCGGCAGCACCTGCAGCAGCAGCGGGTCGCGGCGGTCGCCCGGGCGCATGCGGGCGACGAAGCCACGCGGCACGCGCAGCGGGAACAGCCCGTGGCCGATGGCGGCGCCCGGTTCCGGCGGCAGGCCGAGCTGGCGGAGCAGCTCGGCCGGATCGCTGATCGCCTCGGCCAGGGCGCGCTGCCAGGCTGGCGCATGGCCCGGACCGGCCGATCGCGGTATGATACGCGCCGGTTTGTTCACATCACCCCCGCATTTCGACTGGATCAATTCTTGGAAGGATTTCGATGGCGAGCTACAGCACCAATGAATTCCGGCGCGGCCTCAAAGTCATGCTCGACGGCGACCCCTGTGCCATCATTGAAAACGAGTTTGTGAAGCCCGGCAAGGGGCAGGCCTTCAACCGGGTACGCCTGCGCAACCTGAAGACCGGCCGCGTCTGGGAGCGGACCTTCAAATCCGGCGAGACCATCGAGGCGGCGGATGTGATGGACGTCGACATGCAGTACCTGTACAGCGACGGCGACGCCTGGCACTTCATGCACCCCGAGACCTTCGAGCAGGTGGCCGCCGACGAGGCGGCGGTGGCCGACGCCAAGCAGTGGTTGAAGGAGCAGGACACGGTCACCGTGACCCTCTGGAACGGCGTGCCGATCAGTGTCACGCCGCCCAACCACGTGGTGCTCAAGGTCACGGACACCGATCCCGGGGTGCGCGGCGACACCGCCACCGGCGCCACCAAGCCGGCCACCCTGGAGACCGGTGCCGTGGTGCAGGTGCCGCTGTTCGTCGATGTCGGCGACCTGATCAAGGTCGATACCCGCAGCGGCGAGTACATCTCCCGGGCCAAGGAATAGCCCCCTCTCACATGCCGGTGGACGACTGGCGCCCCAGTGCCCGGATCGGGGTCTTGCAGCTGCGGGCCCGTCTGCTGGCCCGTCTGCGCGACTTCTTCGCCAGGCGCGGCCTGCTGGAGGTCGATACGCCGGCGCTCTCTGTCGCCGCGGTCACCACGCCGCAGATCGACAGCTTCGTCACCCGCTATACCGGCCCCGGCGCGGCCGCCGGCCGCAGCCTCTATCTGCACAGCTCCCCCGAGTTCCCCATGAAGCGGCTGCTGGCCGCCGGCAGCGGCCCCATCTGGCAGTTGTGCAAGGTGTTCCGCAACGGCGAGGCGGGCACGCGGCACAATCCGGAATTCAGCCTCCTGGAGTGGTACCGGCCCGGCTTTTCCCTTGCCCAGTTGATGGACGAGGTGGAGGCGCTGGTCGGCACCCTGCTGGACGAAGGCGCGGAGCGGCCGCCCTTCCGGCGCATCGCTTACGACGCTCTGTTCCGCCGTTTCGCCGGCGTCGACGGACTCCGCGCTCCGCCGGCCGAACTGCGGACGGCGCTCAGCGCGGCCGGTATCGAGCCGCCGGCCGGCCTGCCCCTGGACGATGCCGACCCCTGGCGTGATCTGCTGATGAGCCTGGTCATCGAACCGCAGCTGCAGGGTGCCTGGTTCGTCCACGACTATCCGGTCAGCCAGGCGGCCCTGGCACGCATCCGTCCCGGCGAACCGCCGGTGGCCGAGCGCTTCGAGCTGTACCTGGACGGACTCGAGCTGGCCAACGGCTTCCACGAACTGGCCGATGCCGCCGAACAGTGCGCCCGCTTCGAGCGTGAGAACGCCGCGCGCCGCGCCGCCGGGCTGCCCGAGCTGCCGCTGGACGAGAGGCTGCTGGCGGCGCTGGAGGCCGGTCTGCCGGACTGCTGCGGAGTGGCGCTGGGCTTCGACCGGCTGCTGATGTGGGCCGCCGGCGCGGGTTCGATCGAGGCCGTGCTGGCCTTCCCTGTCGGACGGGCCTGAGGATGGGGGCGCTGCCGTCCCTGCCCGGCAGCTATGTCCTGTTGCTGCACCTGGCGCAGCCGCGGCAGCTGATCGTCGGGCGTCTCGGTGAGTTCGATTTCGAGGCCGGCTGGTATCTCTATGTCGGCAGTGCCCAGGGCCCCGGTGGTCTGGCGGCGCGGGTCGGTCACCACCTGCAGGGCACGGCCAGGCCGCGCTGGCATATCGACTATCTGCGCGCGGCCGCCCGGCTGCAGGCCGTCTGGTACAGCGCTGAGCCACGCCGCCGCGAGGACGACTGGGCGGCGCTGGTGAGCACACTGCCCGGCGCCCGGGTGCCGGTGCCCGGCTTCGGTGCCAGTGACAGCAGCGCGGCGTCCCATCTGCTGGCGTTCCGCCGGCCGCCTGCCTTCCAGGCCTTCGTCCAGCGCCTGCACCGGCGCTGCCCCGGCCATGCCCCGCTGCATTGCTACCGCCCCGGCTTGCAAGCGGCGCCGCGAAGCTCGACACTCCGCGCATGAGCAGCAGCCCACAGCCCGCCGAGTTGCAGCCGCTGGATGACGGTGGACTGCGTTGCCTCGGCGACTGGACCGTGGCCGGCCTCGACGGCCGCGAACGCGCCCTGCTGCAGCAGGTTGCGGCAGCCGACGTCGTGCGGCGGATCGACGGCAGCGGGATCCGCGGCATGGATACCGCCGGGGCCTGGCTGTTGCACCGGCTGCTGCGGCGGGCGAAGGGCGGGCCGCCGTTGCAGGATCTGCCGCCACGCTATGCCGGCCTGCTGGAGCTGGTCGAGGGCCTCGACGAGGGCGGCCTGCCGCCACCCCCACCCTCGCCCGGCCGCCTGGCCCAGATGGGCAAACAGGTGCTGGACGGCTTCGAGGAGCTGTTCGCCTTTCTCGCCTTCACCGGCGAGGTCTTTCAGCGCCTCGCACGGCAGCTGCTGCGCCCCTGGTCCATCCGCTGGCCGGCGGTGTTCGCCGACCTGGAAACGGCCGGGTTGCGGGCGCTGGGCATCGTCGGCCTGCTGTCCTTCCTGATGGGGGTGGTGATCGCCTATCAGGGTGCGGTGCAGCTGCGCATCTACGGCGCCAACATCTATGTCGCCGATCTGGTGGGCTTGTCGATGCTGCGCGAACTGGCGCCGCTGCTGACCGCGATCATCGTCGCCGGCCGCACCGGTTCCGCCTACACGGCGCAGATCGGCACCATGCAGGTCACCGAGGAGGTGGCGGCGCTGCAGACCATCGGCATCCCGCCGCTGGACCTGCTGGTGCTGCCCAAGCTGATTGCCCTGAGCCTGGCGTTGCCGCTGCTCAGCGTGTTCGCGGACATCCTCGGCGTGATCGGCGGCATGCTCATGGCCCAGTTGCAGCTCGGCCTCGGTTTCGAGCCTTTCCTCGACCGCTTTGCCGATGCGGTCTCGGCGCGCTCCTTTCTGCTCGGGCTGATCAAGGCGCCGGTGTTCGCGGTCATCATCGCCCTGGTGGGCTGCTTCCAGGGCTTCCGCGTGGCCGGCAGCGCGGCCAGCGTCGGCCGCCACACCACCCTGTCGGTGGTGCAGTCGATCTTCCTGGTGATCGTCGCCGATGCCCAGTTCTCGGTGTTGTTCAGCTGGTTGGGGATATGAGGGTGGAATTCAGAATTCAGAATCCAGAAGTCAGAAGTCAGAAGTCAGAAGTCAGAAGTCAGAAGTCAGAAGTCAGAAGTCAGAAGTCAGAAGTCAGAAGTCAGAAGTCAGAAGTCAGAAGTCAGAAGTCAGAAGTCAGAAGTCAGAAGTCAGAAGTCAGAAGTCAGAAGTCAGAAGTCAGAAGTTGGAAGTTGGAAGCCAGGGGTAGGGCGGGCATCGCCGCCGTTCCCGGCTTCTATTAACCCGGCAACCGAATATGCCAGGTTAATAATAGCGCTTCGCTAAGGAACGATAGGGGGCCGATGGTGGACAGCGGGTCGCAGGGGAAGGGAGGGGCGATGCCTGAGGAGGCGGACATTCTCGTCGAGCTGCGTGACGTCACCACCCGCTTCGGCGATCATGTGGTGCATCAGGGGCTGAATCTGGAGGTGCGGCGGGGCGAGATCCTGGCCCTGGTCGGCGGCAGCGGCAGCGGCAAGACCACCTTGCTGCAGGAGATGATCATGCTGCGCCGGCCGAGCAGCGGTTCGATCCGCCTGTTTGGCGAGGAGTTGACGGCGGCGTCGTCGGCGCGCGCCCTGGCGTTGCGCCGGCGCTTCGGGGTGCTGTTCCAGCACGGCGCGTTGTTCAGCGGCCTGAGCGTGCTGCAGAATGTCGCCGTGCCGCTGCGTGAGCACACCCGTTTCGGCGAGGATTTCATCGAGCAGATCGCGCTGCTCAAGATCCGCCTCGCCGGTCTGCCGCCCGAGGCAGCCGGGCTCTATCCCAGCGAACTGAGCGGGGGCATGATCAAGCGGGCCGGCCTGGCGCGGGCCATGGTGCTGGATCCGCAACTGCTGTTTCTCGACGAGCCGACCTCAGGCCTCGATCCAGCCAGCGCCGATGCCTTCGATGCCCTGGTGCGGCGTCTGCAACAATGGTTGGGGCTGACGCTGGTGATGATCACCCATGATCCGGTCTCGCTGTGGAACCTGGCGGACCGGGTGGCGGTGCTGGGCGAGGGACGCATCGTCGCCGTGGGGCCGATGGCCGAGCTGGAGGACGTGGCGCATCCGGCGGTGCAGGAGTACTTTCAGGGCGAACGCGCGCGCCGTGCGCGGCAGGGGTGACGGATGGAGACCCGGATTCAATACGTGCTGGTGGGGCTGTTCGTGGTGGTGCTGGGGGCGCTCGGCATCGGCATCAGCCTGTGGCTGGCCTTCGGCGACTTCGCCCAGGAATACCGCCTGTACCATGTCTACATGACCGAGTCGGTGTCCGGTCTCTATGTCGATGCCCCGGTACGCTTCCGCGGCGTGGAGGTCGGCAAGGTGCGCGCCCTGGCGCTCGATCCCGAGAATCCGGAGCGGGTGGTGCTGACCCTGGCCGTCAAGCCGGATGTGCCGATCCACGTCGACACCGTGGCGACCCTCAACGTGCAGGGCCTGACCGGCATCGCTTCCATCGAGCTCTCCGGCGGGCGCCGCGATTCACCCCTGCTGGAGGCAAGACCCGGCGAGGAGTACCCGGTGATCCACACCGGACCCTCGCTGTTCCGGCGGCTGGATGCCAGTGTCTCCGAGCTGCTGGCCAACCTCAACCAGGTGTCTCGTGACCTGCACAGCCTGCTCAGCCCGGAGAACCGGGTGCGCTTTGCCAATCTGCTCGGACATCTGGAGGCGCTGAGTGCCAGCCTGAGCAGTCGGCGGACGGAACTGGCGGAGGGTATCGGCCATGCCTCCACGGCCTTCGCCCGCCTGGCCAGCGCCGGGGAGACGCTGCCGGTGCTGATGCAGCGTCTCGAATCCAGCGCCATGGCCGTGGAGGGCAGCGCCGGGGCGTTCGCCGAGGCCAGCCGGGTGCTCAAGCAGGAGGCCGGGCGCAGCGGTGCCGAACTGCGGCGCATCGGCAGCGAGTTGCTGCCGCAGGTCAGCCAGCTGCTGGAGGAGCTGAGCAGCCTGACCGGCAGCCTGCAGCGGATCAGCGAGCGCATCGAGGAGGATCCGCGCAGTATCATCTACGGGCCGCAGCTGGAGCTGCCCGGCCCCGGGGAAGAACGACCATGAAGAGCCTTGCATCATCCGCCCTGCGACCGCTCTGGCCGCTGTTCCTGCTGGTCCTGGCCGGTTGCAGCCTGCTGCCCGGAGCCGAGCCGGTCGCCGTGCAGCGCTATGCCCTCGGCCCGCTGGCAGCCACCCCGGCAGGCAACGAAGCCACCGGGCCCACGCTGCTGCTGGCGGCGCCGCGCGCCCTGGCCGAGGTCGCCACGCCGCGCATGCTCTATCAGCGGGAGGGGCATCGGCTCGCCTATTTTGCCTACAGCCGCTGGGCCGACGAGCCGGCGCGGATGCTGGCCGAGCGCCTGGTCGAGGCCCTGGAGGACAGCGGGCGTCTCGCTGCGGTGGTGCGGCCGGGCACGCCGGTGCAGGCCGATCTGCGGCTGGAGACGGAACTGCTGGCCTTCGTGCAGGATTTTCACCAGACGCCGAGCCGATTCCACATCCGCCTGCGTGCCCGGCTGGTCGATCCCGTCCGCCGGCGGGTGGTGGCCAGCCGGCTGTTCACCGCCGAGGCCGAGGCGCCGAGTGACGATCCCGCCGGTGGCGCCGCTGCCGCGGAGCGGGCCAGCCGCTCCCTGGCCGGCGAGGTGGTCGCCTTCGTGCTCCGGCAGTTGCCGATCGAGCGATGAGGGCGGAGGGGGTGCGGGTGGTGCTGGTCGAGACCAGCCACCCCGGCAACATCGGCGCGGCGGCGCGGGCCATGAAGACCATGGGCTTGCGGCGGCTGTATCTGGTGGCACCCGGGGTGTTTCCTTCGGCCGAGGCCACGGCGCGCGCCTCTGGGGCGGACGACCTGCTGGCCGAAGCCCGGGTCTGCGCCAGCCTGAATGAGGC harbors:
- a CDS encoding ABC-type transport auxiliary lipoprotein family protein, encoding MKSLASSALRPLWPLFLLVLAGCSLLPGAEPVAVQRYALGPLAATPAGNEATGPTLLLAAPRALAEVATPRMLYQREGHRLAYFAYSRWADEPARMLAERLVEALEDSGRLAAVVRPGTPVQADLRLETELLAFVQDFHQTPSRFHIRLRARLVDPVRRRVVASRLFTAEAEAPSDDPAGGAAAAERASRSLAGEVVAFVLRQLPIER